From the Cryptomeria japonica chromosome 2, Sugi_1.0, whole genome shotgun sequence genome, one window contains:
- the LOC131859546 gene encoding uncharacterized protein LOC131859546, producing the protein MVEEDMVVITLKCLPRSYDHFIDTLNISSTSVDLKFLDLCNKLLQQNRWKQQFGSSAISSIEHDFTASSSHKYKEYMPFTNSVIFGGGAEYTIVGNGNIQISSGGRDLIFLNTFKALVEKESSCQIGTLWSHNGGEFYSTEFTKFCASYGIKHQLTTPYTPQQNGVVERRNHIVTEMTQSMLEHRNLPKHFWAETVLTAIYL; encoded by the exons ATGGTGGaggaggatatggtagtgatcacgctgaaaTGCCTTCCCAGATCCTATGATCATTTCATTGATACGCTCAATATCTCatctactagtgttgatttgaagtttcttGATCTCTGCAACAAGCTGCTACAACAAAATCGATGGAAGCAGCAGTTTGGAAGCAGTGCTATTTCATCCATTGAACACGATTTCACAGCCTCATCTTcgcataagtacaagg agtacatgcctttcactaattcagtgatctttggtggaggTGCAGAGTATACTATTGTCGGCAACGGCAACATTCAGATTTCATCTggtgggagggatttaatattcctcaat acgtttaaggccttagtggaaaaagagtctagttgTCAGATAGGCACTCTTTGGTCCcacaatggaggggaattttattCTACAGAGTTTACCAAATTTTGTGCATCATATGGCATTAAGCAtcagcttaccacaccttacaccccacaacagaatggtgttgtggaacgCAGGAACCATATAGTCACTGAGATGACTCAGTCTATGTTGGAGCATCGAAATCTTCCAAAACACTTTTGGGCAGAAACGGTCTTAACTGCAATATACCTCTGA